A window from Drosophila kikkawai strain 14028-0561.14 chromosome 2L, DkikHiC1v2, whole genome shotgun sequence encodes these proteins:
- the Cog8 gene encoding conserved oligomeric Golgi complex subunit 8 has product MDFPDKMDLENERVLKLIFPDGVPDNLRGNPELDNYLAKLGTCKVEQLKKEQTRLADEARTILEQTQDLAISNYKTFITTAENSRSIFSEFLRSEQQLDTLVGKLPDLSTQCERFLEDSAELNEQRRLNSITLQKNAQLLEVLELPQLMERCIREGRYEEALELAAYATRLGQHQGHIPVVESIVRSVEALWHTMLVQLVGQLRTDLQLPKCLQIVGYLRRMQAFGDNELRLKFLQARDAWLTSCLEAIPTGDAQQHLTKTIEITRINLFNIITQYRAIFPEEEGSGKVSLKPLQGVSCNGDRLFQVWLHNKINAFLETLERDLQLGVGSIETVLGQCMYFGLSFSRVGADFRALMAPIFVNVIRRRFETSVQQVNEQFERELDKFTLINKGTLHSHSRKHVDPEQESFAPPETLLDFYPLAALCNGYLGALNELRLCAPLALATDVTHCLQHSLQLAAQRVLAFYRQEQQAFAGSEREAFIRLCSCLAYDLVPYMQRCIHGVFPPQSLTVHLGISLLQLEQQQLTYLEQARILEPLKHLLPTKVLVQEPIAEAKSSVGVAVPAEG; this is encoded by the exons ATGGATTTTCCGGACAAAATGGATCTGGAGAATGAGCGGGTGCTAAAACTGATATTCCCCGACGGGGTGCCAG ACAATCTGCGTGGCAATCCGGAGCTGGACAACTATTTGGCCAAACTGGGCACCTGCAAGGTGGAGCAGCTAAAGAAGGAGCAGACCCGTCTGGCGGACGAGGCGCGCACTATCCTGGAGCAGACGCAGGATCTGGCCATTTCCAATTACAAGACCTTCATCACCACCGCGGAGAACTCGCGGTCCATATTCAGCGAGTTCCTGCGCtcggagcagcagctggacaCGCTGGTGGGCAAGCTGCCCGACCTGAGCACCCAGTGCGAGCGCTTCTTGGAGGACTCAGCCGAGCTGAACGAGCAGCGGCGCCTCAACTCCATCACGCTGCAGAAGAACGCCCAGTTGCTGGAGGTTCTGGAGCTGCCGCAGCTCATGGAGCGCTGCATCCGCGAGGGCCGCTACGAGGAGGCTCTCGAACTGGCCGCCTATGCCACGCGCCTGGGCCAGCACCAGGGACACATCCCGGTGGTTGAG AGCATTGTGCGCTCCGTGGAAGCCCTGTGGCACACGATGCTGGTGCAACTGGTGGGTCAGCTGCGCACGGACCTGCAGCTGCCCAAGTGCCTCCAGATTGTGGGATACCTGCGCCGAATGCAGGCCTTTGGGGACAACGAACTGCGCTTGAAGTTCCTGCAGGCCAGGGATGCCTGGCTCACCTCGTGCCTAGAGGCTATTCCTACAGGAGACG CCCAACAACACTTGACGAAAACTATCGAGATCACGAGGATAAACCTGTTCAATATCATCACCCAGTACCGGGCCATCTTTCCCGAGGAGGAGGGCTCTGGAAAGGTCAGCCTGAAGCCGCTGCAGGGCGTCAGCTGCAACGGAGATCGCCTGTTTCAGGTCTGGCTTCATAATAAGATCAACGCCTTCTTGGAGACCCTGGAGCGGGACCTGCAGCTGGGAGTGGGTTCCATAGAGACCGTGCTGGGCCAGTGCATGTATTTTGGACTCTCCTTCAGCCGCGTGGGCGCCGATTTTCGAGCTCTCATGGCGCCCATCTTCGTGAACGTTATTCGTCGTCGTTTTGAGACCAGCGTGCAGCAGGTGAACGAGCAGTTCGAACGGGAGCTGGACAAGTTCACGCTGATCAATAAGGGGACTCTGCACTCCCATTCCCGCAAGCATGTGGATCCCGAGCAGGAGTCCTTTGCCCCGCCGGAGACGTTGCTCGACTTTTATCCCCTGGCCGCTCTCTGCAATGGTTACCTGGGTGCCTTGAACGAACTGCGCCTGTGTGCTCCTTTGGCCCTGGCCACCGATGTGACCCATTGCCTGCAGCATTCCCTGCAGCTGGCCGCCCAGCGCGTGCTCGCCTTTTAcaggcaggagcagcaggccTTTGCCGGTAGTGAACGGGAGGCGTTTATTCGGCTGTGCTCGTGCCTGGCCTACGACTTGGTGCCCTATATGCAGCGCTGCATCCATGGCGTCTTTCCGCCGCAGTCCCTTACCGTCCATCTAGGCATTAGCCTTCTTCAgttggagcagcagcaactcacCTACCTGGAGCAGGCCCGCATTCTGGAACCGCTGAAGCATCTGCTACCCACCAAGGTGCTGGTGCAGGAGCCGATCGCGGAGGCGAAGTCTAGCGTGGGCGTGGCGGTTCCTGCGGAGGGTTGA
- the LOC138927879 gene encoding uncharacterized protein → MNQLRRKKSLRALRMHITGYTLEDLRGFGNLEQLALDMKTDIGELTRCCRENAQLLTDSGFRNDDDGDTLVDTDTEMPMTMCRVLRLEDFHQTCVGAFIG, encoded by the exons ATGAATCAGTTGCGCAGGAAAAAAAGCTTAAGAGCTTTGCGAATGCATATTACTG GCTACACCTTGGAGGATCTTAGGGGATTCGGCAACCTGGAACAGCTGGCCCTGGATATGAAGACGGATATCGGAGAATTAACCAGATGCTGCCGCGAAAATG CACAGCTTCTGACAGATTCTGGCTTCagaaatgatgatgatggtgatacCCTTGTGGATACCGATACCGAAATGCCGATGACAATGTGCCGAGTGCTGCGCCTTGAGGACTTTCACCAGACATGTGTGGGCGCTTTTATAGGCTAA
- the LOC138929656 gene encoding uncharacterized protein isoform X2: MLDSIEEELTIIMRDKEISYNINTGHLNLSNTASNVTFSSSNDASDFAPLASLKNLQSVRIVGSHMGSSLQLFFSQLASRQCHTLQELVVENQQTDTELDKLTISSSELEEITCIKSLRKLKCGFLEAQGVDLIAGLPQLTELVITTHKEGSLKDLLRRLNSIGSPCLEYLAVETGQFTAEEEVQVAALRSLKRLECGYTSTVVLDYRGQPTGIGEMTVTKDRQDISLVELFKSRPFLKSLIVKGAPINRDEADEIQKIKPLQRLIYRFDQDPSIISELVRLSSELKTLVITSREHSLACFEDTTTGDTIARLPQDIKQDLLSFDGFEGVVQYLDRQRLVIELPPEMHCLKFLLEALAKNKSQNFEQLVIRHRYIGLDEAASIAHISSLKKMMCGLEDSSSLLHLSNLKMLEILEIRSLDNFGELSHHLISLLQSCNALESIDLDFSFPMQYIKGDFLLRAVSALKAVRNPRVQSPLKLRFPFNKRILRDPMVSIDEEYLQVEG, encoded by the exons ATGCTTGATTCCATTGAGGAAGAGTTGACCATTATTATGAGGGACAAAGAAATAAGCTACAACATCAATACCGGCCACTTGAACCTGAGTAACACTGCTTCGAATGTCACCTTTAGTTCTTCTAATGATGCATCTGATTTTGCTCCGCTGGCCAGCCTGAAGAACTTGCAGTCAGTTCGAATTGTCGGCAGTCACATGGGGAGTTCCCTTCAACTATTCTTCTCTCAGCTAGCCTCAAGGCAGTGCCACACCCTGCAAGAGCTGGTGGTTGAAAATCAGCAGACAGACACTGAGTTGGACAAACTAACCATTAGCTCATCAGAGCTGGAAGAGATTACCTGTATAAAGTCTCTGCGAAAACTGAAGTGTGGATTCTTAGAGGCTCAGGGTGTCGATCTGATCGCTGGACTTCCCCAGCTAACCGAACTGGTTATAACCACTCATAAAGAGGGCTCTCTGAAAGATCTTTTACGAAGGTTGAACTCAATTGGCTCGCCATGTTTGGAGTACTTGGCTGTCGAGACGGGACAGTTCACAGCCGAGGAGGAGGTGCAAGTGGCGGCCTTGAGATCGCTTAAGAGACTCGAGTGCGGCTACACCAGCACAGTGGTTCTCGATTACCGAGGACAGCCTACGGGAATTGGAGAGATGACAGTAACAAAGGATCGACAGGACATCTCCCTAGTGGAACTCTTTAAGAGCAGACCTTTTTTGAAGAGTTTGATCGTCAAAGGAGCGCCCATCAATCGGGATGAAGCTGATGAAATCCAGAAAATTAAGCCATTGCAGAGACTGATTTACAGGTTTGACCAAGATCCAAGCATCATAAGCGAGCTCGTTAGATTATCGTCCGAGCTGAAAACTCTGGTCATAACCTCAAGGGAACATAGCCTGGCGTGTTTCGAGGATACTACCACTGGAGATACCATTGCCCGACTGCCGCAGGATATCAAGCAGGACCTATTATCATTCGATGGCTTTGAGGGTGTGGTCCAGTACCTAGACCGCCAGCGACTGGTCATTGAACTTCCGCCCGAAATGCACTGTCTTAAATTCCTCCTCGAGGCATTGGCGAAAAATAAGTCGCAGAATTTTGAGCAACTAGTCATAAGGCACCGGTACATTGGTCTAGATGAAGCTGCCAGTATTGCACACATTTCCTCCCTAAAAAAAATGATGTGCGGACTCGAGGATTCCAGCAGCCTTTTGCACCTATCTAACCTTAAGATGCTAGAAATTTTGGAAATCAGATCTCTGGACAACTTCGGAGAACTTTCCCATCATCTCATCAGCCTTCTTCAATCGTGTAATGCTCTAGAGTCGATTGACCTGGACTTCAGTTTTCCCATGCAGTACATCAAAGGCGACTTCTTGCTCCGAGCTGTGAGTGCTTTGAAAGCAGTTAGAAATCCGAGGGTTCAGTCTCCTCTAAAGCTAAGATTCCCCTTCAATAAGAGAATACTCAGGGATCCG atgGTTTCAATTGATGAAGAGTACTTACAAGTTGAAG GTTAA
- the spz4 gene encoding protein spaetzle 4, giving the protein MDRTQMDRRSRITKLITNRVIWSLLLIVVVALPTVLAGFGFDSANSCPNGKMSRRGRAQMLAAIPCDLGKQAFCHLPGTAYPWHAVRRFVHENQGLMKRMYGDVRHISILRDEIQNNEVDADDIEETAERYSKDAGRRSAKYLMRGRDRDRDRDDFGSFKNNDVLMEPHFRPVSTSTTSTTKAATTTAAPTTSSSTTEKSTNEVASSTPGNVTISEATTTSTVPPPSPKEPELEADVVEILPSPESNSVYEVVPSAVPSTTTGKPSTPAGENIQIIDSPQLGLRNLSGEAQSSQEPLVATTLKPTSLPKSSVASPAKKRKPAETTTAAPTTSPSSTTAPSTTTPMLLIRRNLTKSSTASSASVTTPVSFASLFSGTSGGAFSPERLRRPLTTSSTTVPAPAAPLGGLQTGTKSGLLREGQLFQDAMKQEPVAVASNLRGVNACPVKDEVVAPFWANNTRGEVLALLNLYPFEQYVHWEKCTHEFKQMFCRDGCRCEQQYRLHRLLAYDPHNECRGIFSDWFRFPSSCICKCYNIPMEFRATSRSPRSDSSFDGPAPKSDPIEAAEAEVQRAIYEHATDEWYRPRDDFDFLEG; this is encoded by the exons ATGGATCGCACCCAAATGGATAGGCGATCGCGGATCACTAAACTAATAACG AACCGTGTCATCTGGAGTCTGCTGCTCATCGTAGTGGTAGCTTTACCGACAGTCTTGGCAGGATTCGGCTTCGACTCGGCCAACTCATGTCCCAATGGCAAGATGTCTCGCCGGGGTCGCGCCCAAATGCTGGCGGCGATTCCCTGCGACCTGGGCAAGCAGGCTTTCTGTCACCTGCCCGGCACTGCCTATCCGTGGCACGCCGTCCGGCGGTTCGTGCACGAAAATCAGGGCTTGATGAAGCGCATGTACGGCGACGTGCGCCACATCTCCATACTGCGAGACGAGATCCAGAACAACGAGGTGGACGCGGACGACATTGAGGAGACGGCGGAGCGGTACAGCAAGGATGCCGGTCGACGGAGTGCCAAGTACTTGATGCGCGGCAGGGATCGGGATCGCGATCGAGATGATTTCGGGAGTTTCAAGAACAACGATGTGTTGATGGAACCTCATTTTCGACCGGTTTCCACCAGCACGACAAGCACCACGAAGGCTGCGACGACAACTGCAGCGCCCACAACTAGTAGTAGCACCACGGAAAAAAGCACCAACGAGGTGGCTTCCTCCACGCCTGGAAATGTGACCATTTCTGAAGCCACCACTACTTCTACTGTGCCTCCACCTTCTCCCAAGGAACCTGAACTAGAGGCAGACGTTGTGGAGATCCTGCCCAGTCCAGAGTCGAATAGCGTCTATGAAGTAGTGCCATCTGCAGTTCCGTCAACCACCACTGGAAAACCTTCAACTCCGGCTGGTGAAAATATTCAGATCATCGATTCACCGCAGCTGGGATTGCGTAACCTCAGCGGAGAGGCTCAGTCCTCCCAGGAGCCACTGGTTGCCACCACTTTAAAGCCCACATCGCTACCCAAGAGCTCTGTCGCCTCTCCAGCTAAAAAGAGGAAGCCTGCAGAGACCACTACAGCTGCACCTACGACTTCCCCTAGCTCAACGACAGCTCCAAGCACAACTACACCCATGCTGCTGATCCGTCGCAACCTGACCAAGTCTTCGACAGCCTCCTCAGCATCCGTGACGACACCCGTTAGCTTCGCCTCGCTTTTCTCCGGCACTTCTGGCGGAGCCTTCAGTCCGGAGAGGCTGCGCAGGCCGCTgaccaccagcagcaccactGTGCCAGCTCCGGCTGCGCCACTGGGTGGGCTCCAGACGGGAACCAAGTCGGGCCTGCTGAGGGAGGGGCAACTGTTCCAGGATGCCATGAAGCAGGAGCCCGTCGCTGTGGCAAGCAACCTGCGGGGCGT TAACGCCTGTCCCGTAAAGGATGAGGTGGTGGCCCCCTTTTGGGCCAACAACACCCGCGGCGAGGTGCTGGCCCTGCTTAACCTGTATCCGTTCGAGCAGTAtgtgcactgggagaaatgcACCCACGAGTTCAAGCAGATGTTCTGCCGCGATGGCTGCAGGTGCGAACAGCAGTATCGCCTGCACCGGCTGCTGGCCTACGATCCGCACAACGAGTGCCGCGGCATCTTCTCCGACTGGTTCCGGTTCCCGTCCAGCTGCATCTGCAAGTGCTACAACATCCCGATGGAGTTCCGGGCCACGTCCCGCAGTCCGCGGTCCGATAGCAGCTTTGACGGTCCAGCTCCGAAGTCTGATCCCATCGAAGCGGCCGAGGCGGAGGTCCAGAGAGCGATCTACGAGCACGCCACTGATGAGTGGTACCGTCCACGCGATGACTTTGACTTCTTAGAGGGTTAA
- the LOC138929656 gene encoding uncharacterized protein isoform X1 has protein sequence MLDSIEEELTIIMRDKEISYNINTGHLNLSNTASNVTFSSSNDASDFAPLASLKNLQSVRIVGSHMGSSLQLFFSQLASRQCHTLQELVVENQQTDTELDKLTISSSELEEITCIKSLRKLKCGFLEAQGVDLIAGLPQLTELVITTHKEGSLKDLLRRLNSIGSPCLEYLAVETGQFTAEEEVQVAALRSLKRLECGYTSTVVLDYRGQPTGIGEMTVTKDRQDISLVELFKSRPFLKSLIVKGAPINRDEADEIQKIKPLQRLIYRFDQDPSIISELVRLSSELKTLVITSREHSLACFEDTTTGDTIARLPQDIKQDLLSFDGFEGVVQYLDRQRLVIELPPEMHCLKFLLEALAKNKSQNFEQLVIRHRYIGLDEAASIAHISSLKKMMCGLEDSSSLLHLSNLKMLEILEIRSLDNFGELSHHLISLLQSCNALESIDLDFSFPMQYIKGDFLLRAVSALKAVRNPRVQSPLKLRFPFNKRILRDPMVSIDEEYLQVEGAKEPH, from the exons ATGCTTGATTCCATTGAGGAAGAGTTGACCATTATTATGAGGGACAAAGAAATAAGCTACAACATCAATACCGGCCACTTGAACCTGAGTAACACTGCTTCGAATGTCACCTTTAGTTCTTCTAATGATGCATCTGATTTTGCTCCGCTGGCCAGCCTGAAGAACTTGCAGTCAGTTCGAATTGTCGGCAGTCACATGGGGAGTTCCCTTCAACTATTCTTCTCTCAGCTAGCCTCAAGGCAGTGCCACACCCTGCAAGAGCTGGTGGTTGAAAATCAGCAGACAGACACTGAGTTGGACAAACTAACCATTAGCTCATCAGAGCTGGAAGAGATTACCTGTATAAAGTCTCTGCGAAAACTGAAGTGTGGATTCTTAGAGGCTCAGGGTGTCGATCTGATCGCTGGACTTCCCCAGCTAACCGAACTGGTTATAACCACTCATAAAGAGGGCTCTCTGAAAGATCTTTTACGAAGGTTGAACTCAATTGGCTCGCCATGTTTGGAGTACTTGGCTGTCGAGACGGGACAGTTCACAGCCGAGGAGGAGGTGCAAGTGGCGGCCTTGAGATCGCTTAAGAGACTCGAGTGCGGCTACACCAGCACAGTGGTTCTCGATTACCGAGGACAGCCTACGGGAATTGGAGAGATGACAGTAACAAAGGATCGACAGGACATCTCCCTAGTGGAACTCTTTAAGAGCAGACCTTTTTTGAAGAGTTTGATCGTCAAAGGAGCGCCCATCAATCGGGATGAAGCTGATGAAATCCAGAAAATTAAGCCATTGCAGAGACTGATTTACAGGTTTGACCAAGATCCAAGCATCATAAGCGAGCTCGTTAGATTATCGTCCGAGCTGAAAACTCTGGTCATAACCTCAAGGGAACATAGCCTGGCGTGTTTCGAGGATACTACCACTGGAGATACCATTGCCCGACTGCCGCAGGATATCAAGCAGGACCTATTATCATTCGATGGCTTTGAGGGTGTGGTCCAGTACCTAGACCGCCAGCGACTGGTCATTGAACTTCCGCCCGAAATGCACTGTCTTAAATTCCTCCTCGAGGCATTGGCGAAAAATAAGTCGCAGAATTTTGAGCAACTAGTCATAAGGCACCGGTACATTGGTCTAGATGAAGCTGCCAGTATTGCACACATTTCCTCCCTAAAAAAAATGATGTGCGGACTCGAGGATTCCAGCAGCCTTTTGCACCTATCTAACCTTAAGATGCTAGAAATTTTGGAAATCAGATCTCTGGACAACTTCGGAGAACTTTCCCATCATCTCATCAGCCTTCTTCAATCGTGTAATGCTCTAGAGTCGATTGACCTGGACTTCAGTTTTCCCATGCAGTACATCAAAGGCGACTTCTTGCTCCGAGCTGTGAGTGCTTTGAAAGCAGTTAGAAATCCGAGGGTTCAGTCTCCTCTAAAGCTAAGATTCCCCTTCAATAAGAGAATACTCAGGGATCCG atgGTTTCAATTGATGAAGAGTACTTACAAGTTGAAGGTGCGAAAGAGCCacattga
- the LOC138927999 gene encoding uncharacterized protein, giving the protein MIQSTILDLNQFCYFALFRQIRLNCEQTNEYQALDDLKYMDLKNFLSSYPPFRRLFYEWDMELSKRLFLLDVSSVANICIDFAELYERLKWFPKKVKKDYWKSLTSAIEENDHLTSVELRYYPKTHYSEHMDIFETVMKQLRAKKTIKTLKFHIAGYTLEDLNGFGNLEELLLDVNIDIEELTECCRKNVGISFLTVCDHQSGGRRLADIVPFCCQIRKFAFKMKYDCDASEYAPLAKMPKLEKLHIWGEHEPGTLQALFGRLANREPMPILSTLFVDDASLVSAETTELARIKSLSKLRYRCAGPQDIGPLAQLTKLKNLDILSQHDFKLIADQICDVLQYSQRPRKVFLPGCLIRYNPAEDALLLALVEDHNAGDYGPLLRLTNLKCFEINGHHKQGSLVELFDELARVEVQSLTIGAMNAFALLDFIRRGFKLSYPDYPLINAQEFVALSRCNSLRSVICGISDTQNIELLAKLSQLRALTITTKPANGSLVKLFRDLGATDFPTLRDFELSSGRIDCQEASALAQIGSLKSVDCNFYDADDLEFFSSLGWTNLETLSISSEIKFHEISDVILKVSQFSGKLFRIHTQDVTMEIDRQQKHLQLRMDYETIYSSKTMLHPLTNLDWPYQ; this is encoded by the exons atgatTCAAAGTACGATCTTGGACCTGAATCAGTTCTGCTACTTTGCCTTGTTCAGGCAAATCAGACTGAACTGCGAGCAAACAAATGAATACCAAGCTCTTGACGACTTGAAATATATGGACTTGAAAAATTTCCTCAGCAGCTATCCGCCGTTTCGCCGGCTCTTCTATGAGTGGGACATGGAGCTGAGCAAGAGACTCTTTCTGCTCGATGTGAGTTCGGTGGCAAACATATGTATCGACTTTGCCGAGCTGTACGAACGTTTAAAATGGTTTCCAAAAAAGGTGAAGAAAGACTATTGGAAATCCCTCACCTCCGCCATCGAAGAGAATGATCACTTGACCAGCGTAGAGCTGAGATACTATCCAAAAACTCACTACAGTGAGCACATGGATATATTCGAGACTGTGATGAAGCAGCTGAGGGCTAAGAAAACTATTAAAACGTTAAAATTCCATATTGCAG GCTATACCTTGGAAGACCTTAACGGATTTGGCAACCTCGAGGAACTCCTACTGGATGTGAACATAGATATTGAAGAGCTAACCGAATGCTGCCGAAAAAACGTAGGCATTAGCTTCCTAACCGTTTGTGATCACCAAAGTGGCGGCAGGAGGTTGGCTGACATCGTGCCATTCTGCTGTCAGATTCGCAAGTTTGCCTTCAAGATGAAGTATGATTGTGATGCCTCGGAATATGCTCCATTGGCCAAGATGCCCAAACTGGAAAAGCTGCACATCTGGGGAGAACACGAGCCGGGCACTCTGCAGGCACTCTTCGGACGACTGGCCAACAGGGAACCCATGCCGATCCTATCCACACTGTTCGTAGATGATGCCTCTCTTGTATCCGCAGAGACCACAGAGCTGGCTCGCATCAAGTCCTTATCCAAATTGAGATACAGGTGTGCCGGGCCGCAGGATATTGGACCCTTGGCCCAGTTGACCAAACTCAAGAATCTAGATATACTTTCCCAACACGATTTTAAACTTATTGCGGATCAAATTTGCGATGTTTTACAGTATTCGCAAAGGCCGAGGAAGGTATTCTTGCCAGGCTGCTTGATAAGGTATAACCCTGCAGAAGACGCTTTGCTGCTGGCCCTGGTGGAAGATCATAATGCAGGTGATTATGGTCCATTGTTGAGGCTGACGAATTTAAAGTGTTTCGAAATTAACGGACATCATAAGCAGGGCTCTTTGGTTGAACTTTTCGATGAGTTGGCCAGAGTAGAAGTGCAGTCTTTGACGATTGGTGCCATGAATGCTTTTGCTTTGCTGGACTTTATCAGAAGAGGCTTTAAGCTGTCCTATCCGGATTATCCTTTAATCAACGCCCAGGAATTTGTGGCTCTTTCGAGGTGTAATTCGCTAAGGAGCGTGATTTGCGGCATTTCGGATACCCAGAACATTGAGCTGCTAGCTAAACTCTCGCAGCTAAGAGCCTTGACCATTACCACCAAGCCTGCAAATGGGTCTCTCGTGAAGCTTTTCAGGGATTTGGGCGCAACTGACTTCCCCACCCTCCGGGACTTTGAGCTGTCAAGTGGAAGAATAGATTGTCAGGAGGCTTCCGCTCTGGCGCAAATAGGATCATTAAAATCCGTGGATTGCAACTTCTACGATGCTGACGACCTTGAGTTCTTTTCTAGTCTTGGTTGGACCAATCTTGAGACTTTGAGTATTTCATCAGAGATCAAGTTTCACGAAATATCAGATGTGATACTCAAGGTATCACAGTTCAGCGGGAAATTGTTCAGAATACATACCCAAGATGTAACTATGGAGATCGATCGCCAGCAAAAGCACCTTCAACTGCGAATGGACTACGAAACAATATATTCGTCGAAGACCATGCTGCATCCCCTGACCAATCTGGATTGG CCATATCAATGA